A region from the Armatimonadota bacterium genome encodes:
- a CDS encoding helix-turn-helix domain-containing protein, translating into MANYDNRLGEWFKQVERSAQELKKKKTDDVPVQIEETTEPVEQISATSQPRPVSQPALEGLAVEKTESAVATIESPDIDESTVGEPRPHMDKPVVGRVVDTPGLFDDNDVSPVEDFFSFLDHKSEHDEQTDEAQVTQPQPTVLIGSEGTGVPRPIISEQQTEQSQPVHVPETSFRQPVAEPTVITAKEEPAVRQDPNLQENWDRMPHHLQTLFGIAGEEVAQNSYKAFKENRGELIQRLLDPPLTLEEAARILNVCPTTVRRYTNRGVLAHFRTAGNQRRFRLSDVLSFMESNGRSISDAD; encoded by the coding sequence ATGGCCAACTACGATAACAGATTGGGTGAGTGGTTTAAGCAAGTAGAACGCAGTGCTCAGGAACTTAAAAAGAAAAAAACGGACGACGTTCCGGTGCAAATAGAAGAAACGACCGAACCTGTGGAGCAGATTAGCGCAACATCGCAGCCAAGGCCCGTCAGCCAGCCTGCTCTTGAGGGCCTGGCTGTGGAGAAGACCGAGTCGGCAGTTGCGACTATCGAGTCTCCGGACATAGACGAAAGCACAGTTGGTGAGCCTAGACCGCATATGGATAAGCCTGTGGTCGGGCGAGTCGTAGATACTCCCGGACTCTTCGACGACAATGATGTTTCTCCGGTGGAAGACTTTTTCTCTTTCCTGGACCATAAATCCGAGCATGATGAACAGACAGATGAGGCTCAGGTAACCCAGCCCCAGCCCACTGTTTTAATCGGCAGTGAAGGCACCGGCGTGCCGCGTCCGATCATCTCTGAGCAGCAGACCGAGCAGAGTCAACCTGTTCATGTGCCGGAGACCTCATTTAGACAGCCTGTCGCAGAGCCGACAGTCATAACGGCTAAAGAGGAACCGGCAGTCCGGCAGGACCCAAATCTGCAGGAGAACTGGGACCGTATGCCGCATCACCTGCAGACCCTGTTCGGTATCGCAGGTGAAGAGGTAGCACAGAACTCATATAAAGCATTTAAGGAAAATCGCGGTGAGCTGATCCAGAGGCTTCTGGACCCGCCGCTCACTCTTGAAGAGGCTGCGAGAATACTCAACGTCTGCCCGACTACAGTCAGGCGATATACAAACCGAGGAGTGCTCGCGCACTTCAGAACTGCAGGCAACCAGCGACGTTTCAGGCTCTCCGACGTTTTGAGCTTTATGGAAAGCAATGGCCGCTCTATAAGTGACGCCGACTAA